In Rhodopirellula islandica, a single window of DNA contains:
- a CDS encoding DEAD/DEAH box helicase, which translates to MATETKTAGKRKTKTERRPNVFHQRLGTLTYHQAVNLLGEEGSQLIRTGGQNFEIQSDRDVYLGGDLFRVRVEDAQFEGGFAIATITLNSDRKKQLQLNCDQCEVPCEHLGAALDYLLDAKSVLGLAMPPDESVPLENLTAKELRERAIAERTKRAQEERMRVRSMKTETPWTDYVVTSERSGRTYRVAMRGFDDGESYCTCPDFRTNRLGTCKHILHVQKKLKNRFSAAKLRQPYQRKQISLAVHYGSFDGGTPKGLMFHVPAKVDESVVEIIGDGATKPMLAADLVMNRLNAIETAGHDVKIYPDAEAFLQRELMQKHIRHECDRIRASISDHPLRTKLLNAELLPYQLDGIAFAAGAGRAILADDMGLGKTIQGIGVAELLANLSDISRVLVVCPASLKSQWRDEITRFSGRSSQIILGKGDERIEQYQGDAFFTICNYEQVLRDLTAVENVPWDLIILDEGQRIKNWESKTSNVIRQLESPFRLVLSGTPLENRLGELFTVTRFIDDDLLGPAYQFFNQHHVVDDRGKTLGYRQLDVLREKMRPVLLRRTRAEVAKQLPDRTDEIIRCEATAEQKEAHDANMKIVAQIAAKKFMTEMDRLRMQKCLLMARMACDSTYLLDQEADEYSSKLDRLAELLEGLIADPTRKIVLFSEWRRMLNRIENRLDEIGCDYVRLDGQVPQKKRAALVSRFQNDPDCRVINMTNAGSTGLNLQAANTVINVDLPWNPAVLEQRIARAYRMGQENPVHVYKLVTTSEPTPTIEEGLLTTLASKQDLADASLNFDSDASEVSMQSGMEDLKRRLEVILPPPIAAPVDESQQRRVEAEAEKLAAERTEKVSVASGQLVTAALSLAGELMGSGASPSSETVDKLTERLTQCVDRDESGRPQLRISLENDESLRSLATTLAKLLG; encoded by the coding sequence ATGGCGACGGAAACCAAGACGGCAGGCAAACGAAAGACGAAGACGGAGCGTCGCCCGAATGTTTTTCACCAGCGATTGGGGACGTTGACGTATCACCAAGCGGTCAATCTGTTGGGAGAGGAAGGCTCGCAGTTGATTCGAACTGGCGGGCAAAACTTTGAGATCCAATCCGACCGAGACGTTTATCTTGGTGGAGATTTGTTTCGAGTTCGAGTCGAAGATGCCCAGTTCGAGGGGGGCTTTGCGATCGCGACGATCACGCTGAATTCGGACCGCAAGAAACAGCTCCAATTGAATTGCGATCAATGCGAGGTTCCTTGCGAACACCTGGGGGCCGCGCTGGATTATTTGCTCGATGCGAAATCAGTTTTGGGGTTGGCGATGCCGCCGGATGAATCCGTGCCGCTCGAGAATTTGACCGCCAAGGAACTTCGAGAGCGAGCGATCGCGGAGCGAACCAAGCGTGCCCAAGAAGAACGCATGCGAGTTCGATCGATGAAGACGGAAACGCCCTGGACGGATTATGTTGTCACCAGTGAACGTTCCGGACGCACTTACCGAGTTGCGATGCGTGGATTTGACGATGGCGAATCGTATTGCACTTGCCCCGACTTTCGCACGAATCGGCTGGGGACGTGCAAGCACATTTTGCATGTCCAGAAGAAACTCAAGAATCGTTTTTCCGCTGCGAAGCTTCGTCAGCCCTACCAACGCAAACAGATTTCTCTGGCCGTCCATTATGGATCGTTCGACGGCGGCACCCCGAAAGGGTTGATGTTTCATGTGCCCGCCAAGGTGGACGAATCCGTCGTCGAAATTATCGGCGACGGGGCAACGAAACCGATGCTCGCGGCCGACCTGGTGATGAACCGCTTGAACGCGATCGAAACGGCTGGGCATGACGTCAAAATCTACCCGGATGCGGAAGCGTTTCTGCAACGCGAATTGATGCAGAAACACATTCGGCATGAATGCGACCGGATTCGTGCATCCATCAGTGATCACCCGCTGCGAACGAAGTTGCTGAACGCTGAGTTGTTGCCGTATCAGCTTGATGGGATCGCGTTCGCCGCTGGAGCGGGACGAGCGATTCTTGCCGATGACATGGGATTGGGCAAAACGATCCAAGGCATTGGCGTCGCGGAATTGCTCGCCAACCTTTCCGATATTTCTCGCGTGCTGGTCGTTTGCCCGGCTTCGCTGAAAAGCCAATGGAGAGACGAAATCACTCGGTTCAGCGGACGTTCTTCGCAGATCATTCTGGGGAAGGGCGACGAACGGATCGAGCAATACCAAGGGGATGCGTTCTTCACGATCTGCAACTACGAACAAGTCCTGCGCGATCTGACGGCCGTCGAAAACGTGCCCTGGGATTTGATCATTCTGGATGAAGGCCAACGGATCAAGAATTGGGAATCCAAAACGAGCAACGTGATTAGGCAATTGGAGAGTCCGTTTCGGTTGGTTTTGTCCGGCACGCCACTTGAGAATCGTCTGGGTGAGTTGTTCACGGTCACGCGTTTCATCGACGATGATTTGCTGGGGCCTGCGTATCAATTTTTCAACCAGCATCATGTGGTGGATGATCGAGGCAAAACGCTTGGTTATCGACAACTCGATGTGCTGCGTGAAAAGATGCGGCCCGTGTTGCTTCGCCGGACACGTGCGGAGGTGGCCAAGCAACTTCCCGATCGGACCGACGAGATCATTCGTTGTGAAGCGACCGCGGAACAGAAGGAAGCTCACGATGCGAACATGAAAATCGTCGCTCAAATTGCGGCGAAGAAGTTCATGACCGAAATGGATCGGTTGCGAATGCAGAAGTGCTTGTTGATGGCACGGATGGCTTGCGACAGCACCTACCTGCTGGATCAAGAGGCGGATGAATACAGCAGCAAACTGGATCGATTGGCGGAATTGCTGGAGGGGTTGATTGCGGACCCGACTCGCAAGATCGTGTTGTTCAGTGAATGGCGACGAATGCTCAACCGCATCGAGAACCGTCTCGACGAGATCGGGTGCGACTACGTTCGGCTGGACGGCCAAGTGCCTCAAAAGAAGCGAGCTGCACTGGTTTCACGGTTCCAGAATGATCCGGACTGCCGGGTGATCAACATGACCAACGCTGGTTCCACGGGGCTGAACCTGCAGGCCGCCAACACCGTGATCAACGTGGATTTGCCATGGAATCCTGCGGTCCTGGAACAACGCATTGCTCGCGCCTATCGGATGGGGCAGGAGAACCCCGTTCATGTTTACAAGTTGGTCACGACCAGTGAGCCGACACCGACGATCGAAGAAGGTTTGCTGACAACACTGGCGTCCAAGCAGGATCTTGCGGATGCGTCGCTTAACTTTGACAGTGACGCGTCCGAAGTGTCCATGCAAAGCGGGATGGAGGATCTCAAGCGGCGGTTGGAAGTCATTTTGCCTCCGCCGATTGCGGCGCCGGTCGACGAAAGTCAGCAGCGACGAGTCGAGGCCGAAGCGGAGAAGCTCGCAGCCGAGCGAACCGAAAAGGTTTCGGTTGCGAGCGGGCAGTTGGTGACCGCCGCGCTTTCGTTGGCGGGCGAGTTGATGGGAAGCGGGGCGTCACCGTCCAGCGAGACCGTCGACAAGTTGACCGAGCGATTGACACAGTGTGTGGATCGTGACGAATCCGGCCGGCCTCAGTTGCGGATCAGCTTGGAGAACGATGAGTCATTGCGTTCCTTGGCGACAACGCTTGCCAAGCTGCTCGGATGA